The Chlorocebus sabaeus isolate Y175 chromosome 11, mChlSab1.0.hap1, whole genome shotgun sequence genomic interval AAGGCCACCGTGCTTTCCAGTTAGCTTGGAGCCTCAGTCTATCCCTGACCCAGCACCAGGCACTGATGAGAAAGTGGTTATGTCTGAGAAGCACTCTCCCAGCCACCTCAGGGACAGGACCAGGGTGTGCAGCACTGACGGATGGGGAAACTGGCCCAGAGAGGTGAGGCAGCTTGCCTGGAGTCACAGAGCAAGGCAAAAGCAGCGCTGGGTACAAGCTCAAAACCACAGTGCCCAGGGCACTCCTGCCGTACACGCAGGCATCGCATCACACCAGCGTCTGGGTTTGCAGCAGGCATCATCAGGAGCCTCAAGAGGCCTCAGGTCCAGTCTCTAAAAATCTCTCAGGAGGCTGCGGGGGCTGACCATTGCCTTGGACCACTCAGCAGTCGAAGAAGATTCTCCTTGTCACAGTTTGAGCTGGGTGCGCTTAGAGAGGAAAGCTCCACTATGGCTCCCAAACCAGGAAGGAGCCATGGCCCAGGTGGGAGGGCTGAGGACCTCTGTTGGCGGTCCAGGGCTCCCAGCATGTGCCCCAGGGGAAGCAGGGGCTGGGGCTCGCAGGGGGTGGGCAGAAAACACCCAGTGGACTCAGGGCTGGAGGAGAGGAGGCAATCTTGCCCAAGGCCCTCCGACCACAGGCTCCAGGGCCCGCTCACCTTGCTCCTGctccttctgcttcttcttctccAGCTTTCGCTCCTTCACGCTGCGCAGTTTGGCCTTGCCGATGCCCCCGGCTTGGCGGATGGACTCCAGCAGAGTGGCCCGGCCACCAGAGGGGTCGACCACTTCCTTGGGAGCTCCCTGGACTGGAGCTGGGAGGTGGGGAACAGGGCAAGGAGAAAAGGCTGCTCAGGCAGGCCTGGGGAAGCTTATTGTGCCAAGAGCCTGCTGGGAGGGAAGGCACCTCCCCTCAAACGAGGAGCCCCGTATTGGGGAGGCTGGACCTTTGGAGACTGTGTAGGGCCTGGGCACTGACTTCTGCAACCACCTGAGCACAGGCATCCTGGGTGCTGACACTCCATGCTCCCTCTCTAGCCCCCACCCTGCAGAGCTGGACAGTCTCAGTGGCACACATGAGCCAGCAGAGGGGTTCTGTGCCACTTCTGGATGCTAGGGATAGACTGGGAGATAGAACAGTAAAGCTGAAATGTTGTAATTTCAGTGACACTGAAAAATGTGTTGCTGTAGTTTGTTATTAGACCCCTTCTTTCCATTGGTTTAATTAGGAATGGGGAACACAGAGCCTCACTTGTTCAGGCTCCCTGTGCACTAGAGGTAAGAATTCCAGAGCTCTACAGCTTGAAAACTACTATTTTATGGACCAAGTAGAACAAGATATTTGAAATGGGAACTATTCAAAAAAATCGAGGATTTCTGACCACTGAACAAACCCACAGAAAATCCACCTGAGTGCACAGAGCACACCAGAAATGAGGTGCCCTCAAAGAGCTGCTCCCACCTGAAGGAGACGCGCTGCTGCTGTTGTCCTGCCTGGCGCCTTGGCCTACAGGGGCCGCGGTTGAGGGTGGGAGCGGGGGTGCACTGGCCAGCACCTcaggagctgggggaggtggtgggggcGGTGGCGGTGGTGGGGGCGCTGTTAGTACCCCATCTTGTAGGTCTGAAACACAAAGTGTGGGGTGTCTAGGGAAGAAGGTATGTGAGCAGGGAGGTCCCTAGCCCAGCCCTCATCCCAGAGCCCAGCTCACCTGTCTTGAGAGGCTCGGCTACCTCAGTGTGGAAGGTGGGCAGTTCTGGAATGGTGCCAGGGGCAGAGGGGGCAATGCCGGGGCCCAGGTCGGCACTGTACATGAGGTCGTTGGCAATGCCGGGCAGGTCAGGCAGGTAGGATGGCACATCAATCTCAGGCACCTGGCCCAGGTCTGGCACATAGAAGTAGTTCTCTGGGACCTGCAAGATTAGGT includes:
- the WASHC1 gene encoding WASH complex subunit 1 isoform X3; the encoded protein is MLGTETEEKLFDAPLSISKREQLEQQVPENYFYVPDLGQVPEIDVPSYLPDLPGIANDLMYSADLGPGIAPSAPGTIPELPTFHTEVAEPLKTDLQDGVLTAPPPPPPPPPPPPAPEVLASAPPLPPSTAAPVGQGARQDNSSSASPSAPVQGAPKEVVDPSGGRATLLESIRQAGGIGKAKLRSVKERKLEKKKQKEQEQVRATSQGGDLMSDLFNKLVMRRKGISGKGPGAGEGPGGAFARVSDSIPPLPPPQQPQAEEDEDDWES